A section of the Diabrotica virgifera virgifera chromosome 8, PGI_DIABVI_V3a genome encodes:
- the LOC126889540 gene encoding uncharacterized protein LOC126889540, which yields MQTDYLRKLLLETPDVVRKIFIEAENNWGFRSIRNSVRLGFYSKVQTILDIYTYLVESRSCYSKQQMKAYKSLQAHKYFTAGFVLNGVKIVNDFLISILLLER from the exons atgcaaactgattatttaaggaaattattattggaaactccagatgttgtgagaaag atatttattgaagctgaaaataattggggatttagatccatacgcAATTCAGTCAGActtggattttacagtaaagtgcagACCATtttagatatttatacatatctggtggaaTCTCGCAGttgctactctaagcagcagatgaaagcatacaaaagccttcaggcacataaatattttacagctggatttgttttgaatggagtaaaaattgttaatgatttcctgatttccatattattgttggaaag gtga